A stretch of DNA from Maridesulfovibrio sp.:
TTTTATATGGATCTAGCTCGTGAAGGATGTACTGAGAGTATTTTTGGCGGTCATGAATATAGATATCTTGTAAGAATTAATCCAGATGCACCTGTGCAACTAATTATGGATAGCTTTAAGGATTATTTGACAGAAGTCTGTCCAAAGTCTGCCACGAATTCTAGGATTGCTGCGACAAAGCCATTTTATACGACTGGAAAATTACAGTTTGAAAAATATTCTGAAGTGTTAGCTTTCGTTCATAGTCAGACAAAGTATAAAACAAAGCGTGAAGCAATTGAAAAGACGATGGATACTGATTTCAAAAAGTGCGAAAATTACGATACACGCAAAAAAACTTATTACAATAAATTAAATAAAGCGAAGGAGTATATACATCAAGCTGAGTGTGGTATTTTTCCTGATGCAGGGAAAGTCTCAGATCGTAAGAAGAAAGTAAAAAAGCCTTGTGAAAGTGAGTATGCAAAGATTGCTCATCTAGTTGAGGCAAAGAAGAAGGCTAAGGAAGCCTCTTTTAATAAGGACTTGTCGCTCAATGACTTTGTTATTCGTAGTGAAAAATAAGATTATTTTTTATTTTTCACTGCAAAGTTTTCCCCCTACTGCCATACGGTTTCAAACACCCACAGTTTCCCCACGGAGACACAGGGAAAAACAAAAGGAAATCGTATGGCAAAAGTTCAAACCTCCCTTGTTGATCTGGCAGATAAGCTGCCTCCCATCATCAGCCGTAGCCACGTTGAAAAGTTCCTTGGCGGGGTAATTTCCTCCAAGAGCCTTGCGAATCTCGACAGCCTTGGCGAAGGTCCTCCCAGAATCAAAGTCAGCGGTAGAGTTGCCTACCGAACCGAAGAGTTGCTTACGTGGTTAAGCGCAAGAAGCTTTGCCATTGAAAAGGGGAATACCCATGCCCCAAGGTAAGCTTAAAATAGTCGCTGCAAATGCCCGCACCGATGCCCCTTCAAATGTCAATGCATCCGCAATTGCCGCCGCTAATCGCGGTGCAATTGACGAGGCAAATAAAGCCTTACTGAAATCTGTTTTTACCAGCCTTACCAAGAATATGAATGTGGTCCTCTCGTTTCTGATCAAGGAGTACGGGGTTGGGTCATGCTTCAAAGTAAGGTGCATTGATATACATTACGCAACAGGTGTTAGTGTTGATACTGTGCAGAGAATATTAACAAAATTTGCGTATGAAGGGTTCCTTTCGAAAAAAAGAATCCGGGACGGACGCTTTCAAGGGCTTGAGGTTACCTTGAAGCCAGTCTGCAACCATTATCAGAACTTTATCCTGAATGAGGTGTCGGCTGCACCCGCAACCGCTACTGGATTTCAACCTAGTATAGTAAGTAGTATTAATAAATCTACTTACTCTGAAGAGGCTTTGAAGATTCTTGCGGTGACTGATGAAGATATTGCAGCCCAATATCCACTTCTTGCCGATGCTGGATTCGGAAGTAGCCAGTTAAGCCAGATAGTAGAACATCGGGAGAAGCTTAATTTGCCGCTAGCTGGGCTGCTAGCGTCTCTTGAGTATGCCGAATACATGATTAAAACCAAACAGCCAGATAAATACGGGGATATCGTTTCAAGCTACAATGGGTACTTTTTCAATGCTCTCAAGGTCTCAGGGGCGATTTTAAGACCTGATGGATACAAAACGATCACAGAACGCGCCGTTGAAGAGGCTAAGGCGGTCAAGAAGCAGGAGTTGGATGCTCAGTATGAACTCTGGCTGCTTAAATTGCCTGTTGAGGATAAAGAAGAAATTCTTAAGGGGAAAAGCGGTCCTGATGACGCTTACCTTAGGTATCACTGGAAAAAGAATGTCTTGAGCAAGCAGGGAGGCAGCAATGGATGAGCGTAAAAGCAAAACCCTCTTCGTGGATCTGCCGGAACATCTACGCGACAAAGAGATGATCGCGGAGTCCAGCGGGGCAATGTGGTTCCTTTTTCAAAAGACTCCCAATATTCCGAAGGTTCCTGAGTACCGCGACAAAGATTTGAGGACCACGCGCATCACGCTTAGTCCGGCAGCGCAAAGGTATTACGCAATCCTACGTCCAAAGTTTGAGAGCAAGCGGCATTTGATCCTGCTACAAGATTGTGGACACGAACTTAAGCCGCTATCCTGACTTTCACAGGAGAAGCGAATGACCAAATCCAAACGTCGGAATTACGATCCGGAATTTAAACGAAATGCAGTCCTTTTAAGTGAAGATCCATCCCGAACTCATACCGAAGTTGCAGACAGTCTTGGGATCTCCCCCAATATTCTTTATCGGTGGCGTCGTGAATATTTCCGTAACGGTGGGAATGCGTTTACCGGACAGGAAAATGGAATTTTGACTGATGAGAAACGAAGGATCAAAGAGCTGGAGAAAAAATTACGCGATGCGGAAACTGAGCGTGATATCCTAAAAAAAGCATTGGCCATCTTCAGCAGCGCACCGAAATGACGTTCCAATTTATAAAAGCGAACCGCTCCAGTTTTCCGGTGAAGAAGATGTGCCTAACTCTGGACGTTTCCAGGAGCGGTTTTTATGCGTGGTTATCGAGACCTGAATCAAAAAGAGCTATTGAAAACAAAGTATTGTGCCAGCGTATTCAGGAGCTTTATTATGAGCATGGTCAAATGGCGGGAAGTCCCATGATCACAGCCGACCTGCATGATGAAGAACGGTTCTGCTCGGTCAGTCGTGCTCGAGTTGCTAGAAAAATGAAGGCGATGGGACTCCAGTGTAAAACGACAAGAAAGTTCGTGGTCACCACAGACTCCTCTCACAAGGAGCCGGTTGCCCCCAACCTGCTGGACCGTCGGTTCTCGGCATACAAGCCGAATACTGCTTGGGTTACGGATATTACATACATTAAAGTTGGCAAGAAATGGTTTTATCTCACTGTTTTTATAGATTTATTTTCTAGGATAATAGTTGGCTGGGATTTGAGTGCCTCATTAGATAGAAGCTCTGTAATCCGCGCTTTGAAAAAAGCAATTGCAAGGCGTCGACCACCGAAAGGATTGATGATTCATAGCGATCGAGGGGTGCAGTACGCCAGTCGAGAATTTAGAAAATTGCTGGCAAAATATGGTTGCACCCAAAGCATGAGCCGCAAAGGGAATTGCTGGGATAATGCGGTTGCCGAATCCTTTTTCCATACCCTTAAAACGCAAATGGTCTATCATAGAAAATTTGCCCACAGGCAGGAAGCTGAAATTGCTCTCTTTCAATACATTGAGGCCTATTATAACCGCAGAAGACGACACTCCAGTAATGGATGGGTGTCACCTGCTGAATTTGAAATCAACTGTCAGGAAAATTTCTTTGTGGCTTAGCTGACTGTCCAGAAAAGTGTGGCAGGATCACATTCCAGAAGAAGTGAAATTTCATCCTGAAATTTATCATAATTAATCACTCCCCGGTCATTGCTGAAGAAAGAGGTTGTCTTGTGCTTTGTCGGCTCGGTGTTGCTTGGAACAAAAGACTCTGCATTTATGAATGCCTGTTCAATTTCGTGCTTGATGCCCTGCGGCAAGATGTCGGAGACCATGTCTTTGCACATATTTAGGTAGCGGATGTCCTCAGCCTTCAGGGACACATTCATGCTCTCTTTCTGGGCTTCTATCCAGTACCAACGCCTGCCGTTTTCCATCTCAGTCATCAGGGGGAGAGTATGGGTGCGTTCTATGGTTTCCACCATCCTCAGAATTGTCTGTTTTGAGCAATCAAATTTATCCGCCAGAGAGGATAGATTGTATTTACGTCCTGTGAAAAGTAGCAGTCCGTAAAGGCCTAGGATTTTCTCCGATGGGCTCGCGTCATCATTGAATTTTTTTGCCATAATTTTCTCTTTAAGATTTTCCCGTTCCGGGAATTGGAACGCTCCTTTTTTATATCCCAAATATGGCTTGCAAACAAGCTGAGTGAGTTTGGTTGGGCTGAAGAATTCTTCCTTTGTCGGGCATTAGAGGGGGAATATTCGTCAGTCGTTTGAGGATAAATTTAAAGGAGTAATACGAGAATGAAAAAAATAATTTCCGCGATCATTATGTTAACAGTTCTGGCTGGCCTTCAGGCATGCACTTCCTCTGCCATAGATACTGTAAAAGATGGGACTTTGGTTTTGGATAGTTCGCGCACCGTAGGACAGACCTTTGATAGCTATAAGTATTTCAGTGCTACCAGTTGGAAATCGTTCAAGGATAATAAAGGAAGGGAGATTGTCGAATTTACGGGATCAGTGGATTACGACAAGTACGTCGGGGCTATTTATGGAGGTGTTACCCTTAGCTCTGAAATTGTCACCAAGGCAAAAAAGAACATGGAAAATATGAAGATGTCTTTTATTGCCCAGTTTGCAGTTAAAGGAAATCGCTTTTTGCTGATTTTCAGTGGCATAAATGTTGGCGGGGTTGATGAAAACGGTAAGCTTCATCAGAAAAAAATTCCCGATACGAAAATGGAAACGATTGAAGCTGTTTATCGAAACGTTCCGCTTGAGCTTGTGTCAGTTATGCTTTTGAACTTTTGTAATAAGTAAGACGCGATAAGAGTTCGTTTAAAATGAGTCAGGCTCCCTTGGATATTCCGGGGGAGCCTGTTTTAGTTTGTTTCTTGTCCATGTATGGCGGAGAGCTATGGGGTGCTTTTAAAAATATCAAGTGATTTTCTGAGTGATTAGATATGTCTGCGATTATATATAAATACCAGTTTTCTGGAAAAAATATTTGCAAATAATTCTCTGTTAAATTATTGGTTTAATCAAAAACACACGTAGGCAACATGAAAATTTGGCAAGCAGTCAAGAAAGTTCTGGAAGAAGCATACGCACCCTTAACCTATGTTGAAGTGTATGAGGACATAGTTAAGAAGGGGTATTACCAGTTTAAAGCGAAGAATCCCAAGCATGTTGTCCATTCCGAGATTCGCCGCAGATGCAATAATCTTGACTTTGCTTCGGCTAAAAGTCCTAAATTTTTCACACGTAATCCAGATGGCAAATATACCCTAATTGGCTTTCAAGCGACTAATGCTCCCAATCCTTTGGCTGAAGAAGAGAATGAGCATTTTAGACTCGAACACCGTCTTGAAAATGCTCATGAGAAATATATTGCTTCTTTCAAGAAAGTACTGCTGGAAGAACTTAAGAATCTAACACCATATGAATTTGAAGTATTCAGCAAGAACTTATTGAAAAGCTATGGAGTTAAAGAGCTCATGGTTACCAGTCCCAGCAGGGATGGTGGAATTGACGGAGAAGGAATTTTGAAAGCAGGGTTGAGCAAGCTTTGCGTCGCTTTCCAGTGCAAAAGATGGAAAGGAGGAAAAGTCGGAAGGGGTGAAGTGGACAAATTCAGAGGTGCTATCCAAGGCAAGTTTGACCAAGGTATATTTTTTACAACATCCACTTTTACATCTGGGGCTAAGGCAGTTTCTACCAGAGTCGGGGCCGTGCCTATTATTCTCGTTAATGGAGATGGGATTGTTGACATCATGCTTGAAAAGCGGTGTGGTGTGCAGCAGGAACTTTTTGCCAAGTATTCTATTGAATTGGACCGAATGTTGGTGGATGACGGGTAGATTTAAGAGAGCTTTTTGTTTTGCATGAGGTAGAAAATGTCCGAAGAAGATAAAATTATACCATATACCAATAGCCCCCACTATCGTGTGACATCTCAAGGTCCTTACCTTTCTGTAAAACTTGAAGATTCATCTACGATTAGTGCCGAAGAAATTAGTCCTGTTGTTGATAAAATTTCCAATATACGGACAGTGGCAAACAATTATGATTGGCCGTTTGCTCATTACCTTGATAAGTCCGCAAATATTTTGGTTCTGGCTGTGTCAGGAGAAGTGCAAAAAGCTATTGAATCAGCTCATGATCTTGAAAAAACAATATTAAAAACAAAGACATTACTTTCGCGTCTACGCTATGCTTTAGTCGTGTTTATTCTTTTTGTTATGGTTATTATTGGGGCGATCCTTTTGTTTTGGTCGTGTGATTTTTCGTTTACCGTAATTTTAAAAAACGAAATAAAACTGCTAGTAGCGTGTATTCTTTTTGGCGGGATAGGTGGGTTTATGTCTATTGTCTGGAGGATTAATGAATTAGACATAGATATCCATTCTCCATGGCGAATGCTGGCTTTTACCGGAGTACTGCGTTTTTCTTTGGCAATGGTCTGTGGGATGATTGTGTTTTTTATAATGAAGGGGCGTATAGTCTCTTTTGTTGGAGATCCACAAAACATCTATGCTTACTTTGTTATTTCTTGCGTTGCTGGGTTCAGCGAACATTTTGTCCCAAATACTTTAGACAAAATTAGTGGTAACAAGGGCTAAATCCTATTTATCACACAAGCGTTTGTTAGAGGGGTATGCGTAGTATAAGCTTTCCAAAAATGATTAAAAATATCGGTAGAGTATTCATCTAGCCAGTTAAATTTAAGCAGGCTTGATTTTGCTGGAGCACTTTCGCCAGATGATAGAACCACGTAATCACGGTTTAGTGATAATGCACTTTGTAGACATTTTTTGTAAATATTATGTGTTAACCCTCTTAAAACCATCCCCATCAGTCCCTTTTCTACTTCTTCTGTAAGTCTGGAACACGGGATGCATCCAATAGCTATATCTTCTTTCGTTACATCCAGTTCTTTCTTTTTTAAAATTGATAAGAGAGTTGCTTCTTTCTCTGAGAAAATATGCTTTGCCCAATTGACTAATGGTATCTTTTTACTTTCTCCAATATATATATGTCCCTTGCAAGATATAAAATAAATATACGGACCTGTGTAGTTCCCTTTAAATGAGATGACATTCATGGTCTTTACCCATCTATTATGTCAGGATTGTCATCTATCCAGTTAGAAATATTATGGGATAAAAATTTATTTTTTTTACGTAGTAAAGCGGTGAGAGTTTCTTCTTCAATATCAAATAAATTTTTGTATAGCTGGTTGTCAGATACAGCCAAGGCCCATAACAGTCCTTCAACAACTTGTCGGAAGTTGTCTTTGTTATTTAGTTTTTTGAGTACATATTCGTAAAATGCTGTGTTTTTATTTATTCTAACGAAAGTTCCTTCTGAAGGACTAAATCCAGCAGAATACAGAGCAGCATCCAACACTTTACTTGAATATCGAATTCTTCTGAAAGCTCGATCCCCTTCGACAACATCAGGTTCATCTTCTTCTTTAGAAGACTCGCTTTCAGCTGCAAGGTTCAAGCCTCTCTCTTTACTGATTTCACTTTGTTCTTCTGAGAGTTCACCGGAAGGCAGCTCCTCTTCCAAACTTTGGTTTACAATATTAAAATTGTCTCCCTCTGTTCTCCCTGTCTCCTCTTTTTTATCTTTACACAGTGTAAACGCATGTTGCGCATCTTTGATGGCTTGAACTATCTCTGAACGAAGTATTTGCTCAACATCTTCTGGTAGATTTATTTTCTGTTTGGAAACATCTACATGCAGCACATCATCGTGAGCAGAAGTCAGGCATAATCTTGCTCTGAATCCATATTCATCCTTGCCAACTAAAGCCTCTTTAGGACCGAAAGGAGTGAAAATTCTATCACCCCATCTTATCAGCCGACCATTTCGATAAATAAAAAAACCCATGTTTCTTCTACCGACTTTGTAGGTTCTAATTAGCTCTTTATGTTCTTGTGGAATTTGAGCCGTAGCCATTCCTGCTTGAGGGAAGATCACTGCTTCAAGGGTCGCCTTATCTTCTGTACCTGGAATAGCTATTTCAGTATCAATGACTTTGCATGGATGTGTGCAGTCGTAGTTGTCAGGGTCAAATTCTTGTTTGGCAATGCTCTTAAAAAGTATATCAAATCCATCAATTATTTCCTCTTTTCTAGAGGTTCCAATTTCTTTTAATCTGATACTGAGTTGGCTGTCGGGGGCAGTCAATTGCTTATAATAAACGACACCAAGCTCTTCGGATAGACCATCGACAACAGACTTTAATGAAGCCTGATCGGAAAAATTACATTTATCAATGGAGACGACTGTTCCATGCTCTCCATCAATTATTTCGTTATAATATGAGATTTCCTCTGCCGAGAGAGGGCGAGAGTAAACATTGTATTTTTTGGTCTCATCAATTCTGTCGAGGTCAATGTGATGATGATCAGTCAAGTTACCATTTGTTTTAGATATGACAGAAATTCTGTTACCTAAAGATAATCCGGCTGATTTCATCCCCATGCCATACTTAGATAAGCTGTCTTTATGGTATGTAACATTACTTCCTAGCTGAAAAGCTGTAAATATTCCTTCGTTATCCATACCACAGCCATTATCTACTATTTCAAATTTAGATATACTATTCCTATTATGTCTAAACGTGTCGTCTTTTAAGGTTAAATTTATTGTAACTGAAGTTGCTTCGGCTGCGATTGAGTTGTCTATTATGTCTTTAACGGCAGCGACAGCAGAGTAGCCAATTTTTGAAATAGCTCTGCATACTCTGCTAGGGTCCATTAGGACTTCTCTTGAGTTTTCGTGTTCGGACATAATCTCCAACCTCCATAAGTTATTATCAAAAGTGGAAAGACATTATCTATAAAAAATTTAAAAATCCAGATATATCTATTTTGCGACTAAAAAGGTAGCCTATTCCTCTATGTAAGTGTTGCTTGAAATATCTGTTAATCTTATTTGAATCAGCCGAAATAGAATCAGACACACATCGCTGTTTCAACAAAGCCATATAGACCTCGTGGTGCCCACCACCAAAGGTTTTCCAAGTCATCTCAACAGAACTATCGCTGGGAATCTCTTCATCTCTAGGTTTTGAGGGTTCAGCCAAGGAGAGGCAGAACGCCCAACGGCAGAGCACATTCCAATTAGTGATTCCGGTGCGCCTTTTCACCATAACTAGTTGATCTTTTGCTCTTTGTGAAAGTCTTACGTGTTCAATCATATTAGCTGAAATATCCGTTTGTTATTTGAGTTTTGTGTCGCTTAATGTCGTGTTGTAATGTGTAACTTGCACCAATAAATTCTGAGAGCTTTTCTTTTGCTTCTCCAACGATTTCAGTGTCAGTAGAGAGCAGAATTGTCTGATGGCTGACATTTGGAAAGTAGTATTCAACTAAAAGGTTCCTGTGGATTGAATCAAGGCGTCCAAGGGGAGTATCAACAATGATTGGTAGGGGACGCCCTGAAGCCCTACCAAGCCCCCAAAGGATAGAGATAATGACCAACTGCCGTTCCCCTGCAGAAAGTGATGTCAGTGGAATATGTCTTTCGTTATGTCCTCGTAAAACCAACTCGTAGTTATCTGTGTTGATTTTGACCGAAGTAATGAACCCCTTCTTCCTTAAAAGGAGATTCGTACTTTCCAGTATGAGTTCCTCAAGGTGAGAAACTGACTTATTCAATACCGCGTCGCCAAACTCTCCTACTCGATTACGGGCGATTCCTGCATATTTAATGACTCTATCGTGAACAAGTTGCTCTGCGTCCTCTATTGCTTGTTTTTCTAAGAAACGTTTTTTTTCAGCCGTTTTAAATTTGTGCGATCCCTCAAGCTCTGCAATCTTTCGCTCAATGCTCGCCATCTGATCTATTGCTATACTTAATGCCTGTTTTGCTTCGTCTCTCTTTCTAATTGATTCCGCCACACTTTCTTCTGGAGGGATCATTGAAAGTTTGCGTTCTAAAGAATCCTTCTTTTCATTCCACTGCTCATATTTGCTTTTGAGTGAAGCAGCCTGCTTTTGTTCATGTTCAATGCGCTGGGGAAGATGCTGGAGAAGAGAGCTTCCTTCTTCAGACATATCTAGAATTATTTCTGTTGCGGCAGTGTCGCTTCGGCTCGTGCGGTCAGCCTGCAAAAGTTTTGACAATTCATCATATGCGCTAGGTGCCTTTTTATTAACAATTTCTAAGAACGTTTGATCTCGCTCTTCGAGCACCTCAAGTACTGCCTTTGCTTTAATCGCGTCCTGTTCGCATTTTTCCTGTTTCTGAGTGTCTGCTATCAGATTACCGATCAAGGCTAAAGGTAGAGTTCCGGCTGCTAGCTCTCTAAGTTCTGCTGAAATAACTTCAAGCTCTTGTTGCGCGTACCCTAAATCTTCTTCAATACCTTTTCTGTGGGAGAAAAGCTCCGCTCCGCTTGTTTTGAATTCACCCTCAGCCTTGGCAAGTTCCTTTTCTTTTGCAGCGAGTGTTTTTTCAATAGATTTCTTTTCTGCTTTAAGGTCGTTTATTTCGATTTGTTGTTGTTTTAATACGTTATCAAGAGTCTCTAGCCTTTCCTTGACTTCTGAGTCTGCTGTTTCTTGGGATTTCTTATAAATAAGTGAGGAGAGGTCCTCTTGCAGGCGATTAAGGAGGTTGATTCCAAGTAAGGCTTCAACTCCTGTCTTAAGAAGTAACTGGGCTCCTTCTTTACTTGCCATGTCTGCGACTGCTTCGCCGTCAAAAAAGAATAAATTTGCAATGCTTACAGGGATAAATGAGTCAATAAATTCTTCCCAAGTAGATGATATGACAGAATCATGTTTTCCGTTCTTATGTGCGACAAATTTTTCAGCAATCCGACCACCAGACGCTTCTTTCCAACTTCGGGTTACTTTATAAGTGTCTTTTACCCCTTGAGAGTAAGTCGCAAATGATAATGTGACACGACTTTCTCCAATGGACGGGTCGTTGATCAACTTTTTTAAAAAAGCGGAGTATGACGTAATTTTGGGGTCAAGGTGAACCAATCTCTTGCCAAACAAGACAAGCCTGATGGCGGTGAGCAGACTTGTTTTACCTGCTCCATTTAAGCCTCCAACCAATACAATAGGATGCGAGCTATCCTTTGGGCTTAAATCTAAATGTTGAACTTCGCCGTATACGCTAAAGTTTTCGAGAATAAGTTCGCTTAAGAGCATTTATCTTCCTCAACTGTACGTACTTCATTATATTGTTTGGTGAAGTTAACGGCATCATCTTTATTGTCATAGAATGCTTTGCGGATCACCTGTTCCATCCTGTCATATAAGCCTGCACGCCTGAGTTTTGTCTGGTATTCCCACATTAAATCAAGTAGTTCGCGTATCATTTCGTAGCTCAGCCTGTTCTCCGGGCCACAAATCTCTTCAAGAAGTTTAAGTTCCTTTTCTCCAAAGCAATGATAATGTTGAAGATTGGTGTCCGGAAAAGTTTTGCCGGTTTCATCTTTATAAATGACAGGAAGGCGGTCCTCAATTTCGTGTTTTTCTACTAGCCATATACGGCGAATTTCCTTCAGCTCTTCAATGGAGATCAGGCTTATGTCGCCAAAGTCCATAGGAGCGTTTTGGCGCATAGTTTTTTCTGTTTTCAGCAGTTGTCTTAAAAATATTTCTCGTTGACTCTGTAGATATGGGCCGTGAATGGGCTTACCTTTATAAAATTCTACAGACCCCTTCATCCTACGGAAATCACGCATCTTTTTGTCATCTTTAACCGTAAGGTGAGTACGATACTGAATTAAAGGCAAAAGCCATTCATTTGCCTTATCGTTTGTAGCCATATTTTCAAGGGAGCTATCACGAGTAACCAAAGTGCATGTCCAGCAGCCAAATCGGCTTTTCCCACAACTTGGGGTTTTTTCGTCCAGCTCTATGATCATCGGACATTCACGGTCTTCAGTCGCATCTTTATATAGCTCAAGCAGTTCGGAATTGCTCAATCCCCATGGGTTGTCCTTATCCATAAGAAATGCCCAGACGTCGTCATTGGTCCAGTCTTCAATCGGGGTATAAATAAGGCAGTTTTCAACGTGCTTGTTGGGGCTTAAACGATCACGCAGGCGGTGTTTTTCGTGTCGCCGCATGTTGCTTGCACGTTTTGTACTTTCATATTTTCTGGTCCCCAAAGCTAGAATTGTTTCACCGTATTGGTTGGCAACTTTTTCAATAAATTTGTTTGAGGGCTCAATTTTAAGGCGATCTGTACACCAGCGGAATTTTGACCAAGGGCGAGGGTAGCCACGACCTATAAGGTTGACCCAAAAGCTATTTGTGGGATCAGGATGCAGAAGGTGGGACTCAAAGGGCATGCCCTGTTTTTTTGCATGATAATTGATTAGATTAATAGATTGCTTTACCCACTTTGCAACAACCGGATTTTCCACAAGGGTATCGGTACTGATAATATAAACTTTTTTATTACGGTCTGCCTCTGGCAAGGATTCAAGAGCAAGCCATATCAATTGAAGAACCGCAGTGGAGTCTTTGCCGCCGCTATAGCCTATTACCCAAGGATGTGGGTCTTCTTGGTATAGAGTTTTTACCTCCTCAAATAAAAAGGAGAGATATTTTTTGTACCCCATTCCCTCCAACTGGAATGCTGAGTACTGATGGTTGTCTTTTTTAGTCATGTGAAGGGTAAACCTTTACGAAATAATATCTAATATAGTTAATTGATTGGGAAAATAAAAAAATGAAAGCCCTTATCATTTCAAGGAGTTTCATCTTTACTAAATATAGGCAGCAGTTGCACTCTGTTTTGCTGTTTAGCCTACCTTCGTTGCTACTGCAAGATTACGTGTGCTAAATGAAAGTCAGCTTGGGAGTTACGTTTTTGAGATTGAATTTTTCTTGAAAATACAGCAACGCCAAGATAGTTCACTGCGTCCGAGGCTATCTAAATTAATATTTTGAGACAATAGTTCAAGCCCAACCTTGTGAGCTCTAGTGTCGAATTGGGCAGTGTCAATTTTATAAAACCCCTCTTCTTCCTTCCCGCCAATCTTGTATGAGAAAATGATTATACCGTTATGTTTAAGTAGTTCTGACACTCTGGAGAACGCTTTTTTTCTTTCTTTAGAGGACAAGTGCATCCACACAGCCGACAGGAGAATTACATCATATTGGGCTGGTGGGCTTGGTAGTTTCGCTAGTTCTGGGAGGCGATCTTCAGCCCAACTAATTTTTATTCCTGCGTGCCTTTTTTGTGCTGCTTCTAAAAGACGTTTTGCAGGCTCAACAGCCGTAACTTGAAACCCTTTTTTCACGAGAAAGGCTGCATCGCGTCCTGAGCCTGCACCAATATCAAGTACATGGGCGGGTGGCGTTGGCAGGTAGGGTAAGACTTCTGGATGAAAGCTTTCAAAATCTAAACTTTCATACTTTTTAATACGATTCTCAATTTCAAGATTGTAGCTTTCAATGATTTGGTCATTTGTAAGGAACACAGACATGCTATAAGGTTCCATTCGATTGCATTATTGTTACTGGATTGGCATTAGAAAAATAAAAGTTAACATCAAGTCCAAGGAGTGCTGAAGCAGCCAAGATCAAATTAATTATAGCAGCTAAAATGAGCAGACCT
This window harbors:
- the dndD gene encoding DNA sulfur modification protein DndD, which translates into the protein MLLSELILENFSVYGEVQHLDLSPKDSSHPIVLVGGLNGAGKTSLLTAIRLVLFGKRLVHLDPKITSYSAFLKKLINDPSIGESRVTLSFATYSQGVKDTYKVTRSWKEASGGRIAEKFVAHKNGKHDSVISSTWEEFIDSFIPVSIANLFFFDGEAVADMASKEGAQLLLKTGVEALLGINLLNRLQEDLSSLIYKKSQETADSEVKERLETLDNVLKQQQIEINDLKAEKKSIEKTLAAKEKELAKAEGEFKTSGAELFSHRKGIEEDLGYAQQELEVISAELRELAAGTLPLALIGNLIADTQKQEKCEQDAIKAKAVLEVLEERDQTFLEIVNKKAPSAYDELSKLLQADRTSRSDTAATEIILDMSEEGSSLLQHLPQRIEHEQKQAASLKSKYEQWNEKKDSLERKLSMIPPEESVAESIRKRDEAKQALSIAIDQMASIERKIAELEGSHKFKTAEKKRFLEKQAIEDAEQLVHDRVIKYAGIARNRVGEFGDAVLNKSVSHLEELILESTNLLLRKKGFITSVKINTDNYELVLRGHNERHIPLTSLSAGERQLVIISILWGLGRASGRPLPIIVDTPLGRLDSIHRNLLVEYYFPNVSHQTILLSTDTEIVGEAKEKLSEFIGASYTLQHDIKRHKTQITNGYFS
- a CDS encoding class I SAM-dependent methyltransferase encodes the protein MSVFLTNDQIIESYNLEIENRIKKYESLDFESFHPEVLPYLPTPPAHVLDIGAGSGRDAAFLVKKGFQVTAVEPAKRLLEAAQKRHAGIKISWAEDRLPELAKLPSPPAQYDVILLSAVWMHLSSKERKKAFSRVSELLKHNGIIIFSYKIGGKEEEGFYKIDTAQFDTRAHKVGLELLSQNINLDSLGRSELSWRCCIFKKNSISKT
- the dndE gene encoding DNA sulfur modification protein DndE, with product MIEHVRLSQRAKDQLVMVKRRTGITNWNVLCRWAFCLSLAEPSKPRDEEIPSDSSVEMTWKTFGGGHHEVYMALLKQRCVSDSISADSNKINRYFKQHLHRGIGYLFSRKIDISGFLNFL
- a CDS encoding ATP-binding protein, which codes for MSEHENSREVLMDPSRVCRAISKIGYSAVAAVKDIIDNSIAAEATSVTINLTLKDDTFRHNRNSISKFEIVDNGCGMDNEGIFTAFQLGSNVTYHKDSLSKYGMGMKSAGLSLGNRISVISKTNGNLTDHHHIDLDRIDETKKYNVYSRPLSAEEISYYNEIIDGEHGTVVSIDKCNFSDQASLKSVVDGLSEELGVVYYKQLTAPDSQLSIRLKEIGTSRKEEIIDGFDILFKSIAKQEFDPDNYDCTHPCKVIDTEIAIPGTEDKATLEAVIFPQAGMATAQIPQEHKELIRTYKVGRRNMGFFIYRNGRLIRWGDRIFTPFGPKEALVGKDEYGFRARLCLTSAHDDVLHVDVSKQKINLPEDVEQILRSEIVQAIKDAQHAFTLCKDKKEETGRTEGDNFNIVNQSLEEELPSGELSEEQSEISKERGLNLAAESESSKEEDEPDVVEGDRAFRRIRYSSKVLDAALYSAGFSPSEGTFVRINKNTAFYEYVLKKLNNKDNFRQVVEGLLWALAVSDNQLYKNLFDIEEETLTALLRKKNKFLSHNISNWIDDNPDIIDG
- the dndC gene encoding DNA phosphorothioation system sulfurtransferase DndC; this translates as MTKKDNHQYSAFQLEGMGYKKYLSFLFEEVKTLYQEDPHPWVIGYSGGKDSTAVLQLIWLALESLPEADRNKKVYIISTDTLVENPVVAKWVKQSINLINYHAKKQGMPFESHLLHPDPTNSFWVNLIGRGYPRPWSKFRWCTDRLKIEPSNKFIEKVANQYGETILALGTRKYESTKRASNMRRHEKHRLRDRLSPNKHVENCLIYTPIEDWTNDDVWAFLMDKDNPWGLSNSELLELYKDATEDRECPMIIELDEKTPSCGKSRFGCWTCTLVTRDSSLENMATNDKANEWLLPLIQYRTHLTVKDDKKMRDFRRMKGSVEFYKGKPIHGPYLQSQREIFLRQLLKTEKTMRQNAPMDFGDISLISIEELKEIRRIWLVEKHEIEDRLPVIYKDETGKTFPDTNLQHYHCFGEKELKLLEEICGPENRLSYEMIRELLDLMWEYQTKLRRAGLYDRMEQVIRKAFYDNKDDAVNFTKQYNEVRTVEEDKCS
- a CDS encoding restriction endonuclease; the encoded protein is MKIWQAVKKVLEEAYAPLTYVEVYEDIVKKGYYQFKAKNPKHVVHSEIRRRCNNLDFASAKSPKFFTRNPDGKYTLIGFQATNAPNPLAEEENEHFRLEHRLENAHEKYIASFKKVLLEELKNLTPYEFEVFSKNLLKSYGVKELMVTSPSRDGGIDGEGILKAGLSKLCVAFQCKRWKGGKVGRGEVDKFRGAIQGKFDQGIFFTTSTFTSGAKAVSTRVGAVPIILVNGDGIVDIMLEKRCGVQQELFAKYSIELDRMLVDDG